The Orcinus orca chromosome 4, mOrcOrc1.1, whole genome shotgun sequence genome includes a region encoding these proteins:
- the CXXC4 gene encoding CXXC-type zinc finger protein 4, with the protein MNTNVCVEPGPSPEATGLPKESHLPEGALNSLVDYNSEMERYRSFATSFYKTNGGAFPQAAKIARITTPIFPSSAAAAAAAARIGMSPWNCDNAATAAAATAMLWGSGGGGGGGGGGGGGGGGGGGGSRKSSSAAASSSAASSAILPTGGGGGGGGGGGGGGGGGGGGGGGGGSRTSMHHRNDSQRLGKAGCPPEPSLQMANTNFLSTLSPEHCRPLAGECMNKLKCGAAEAEIMNLPERVGTFSAIPALGGISLPPGVIVMTALHSPAAASAAVTDSAFQIANLADCPQNHSSSSSSSSGGAGGANPAKKKRKRCGVCVPCKRLINCGVCSSCRNRKTGHQICKFRKCEELKKKPGTSLERTPVPSAEAFRWFF; encoded by the coding sequence ATGAACACCAATGTCTGCGTGGAGCCCGGGCCGAGCCCGGAGGCCACGGGCTTGCCCAAGGAAAGCCACCTGCCCGAGGGGGCCCTGAACAGCCTTGTGGATTACAACTCGGAGATGGAGCGCTACCGCTCCTTTGCCACCTCCTTCTACAAGACCAACGGGGGCGCCTTCCCGCAGGCGGCCAAGATCGCGCGCATCACCACCCCCATCTTCCCCagcagcgccgccgccgccgcggccgccgcgcGCATCGGCATGTCCCCCTGGAACTGCGACAACGcggccaccgccgccgccgccaccgccatgCTCTGGGGCAGTGGCGGGGgcggcggaggcggaggcggcggcggcgggggcggcggcgggggcggcgggggcagcAGGAAATCCTcctccgccgccgcctcctcctccgcCGCCTCCTCGGCGATCCTCCCCaccggcggtggcggcggcggcggtggtggcggtggcggcggcggcggcggcggcggcggcggcggcggcggcggcggcagcaggaCCAGCATGCACCACCGAAACGACTCCCAGAGGCTGGGGAAAGCTGGCTGCCCGCCAGAGCCGTCGTTGCAAATGGCAAATACTAATTTCCTCTCCACCTTATCCCCCGAACACTGCAGACCTTTGGCGGGGGAATGCATGAACAAGCTCAAATGCGGCGCTGCTGAAGCAGAGATAATGAATCTCCCCGAGCGCGTGGGGACTTTTTCCGCTATCCCGGCTTTAGGGGGCATCTCATTACCTCCAGGGGTCATCGTCATGACAGCCCTTCACTCCCCCgcagcagcctcagcagccgTCACAGACAGTGCGTTTCAAATTGCCAATCTGGCAGACTGCCCGCAGAATCATTCCTCCTCCTCTTCGTCCTCCTCGGGGGGAGCTGGCGGAGCCAACCCGgccaagaagaagaggaaaaggtgtGGGGTCTGCGTGCCCTGCAAGAGGCTCATCAACTGTGGCGTCTGCAGCAGTTGCAGGAACCGCAAAACGGGACACCAGATCTGCAAATTTAGAAAATGTGAAGAGCTAAAGAAAAAACCTGGCACTTCGCTAGAG